A single genomic interval of Leptospira dzoumogneensis harbors:
- a CDS encoding glycosyl hydrolase family 18 protein, with translation MMKYVHLYDEIHPFLYNLEGGRSNTGRILSVWKKDEIDERIRWLRLMSPRTLIIPTIFRWENDFEKVSDVIGLNGNTKVRDLHIQNILKEIDTYGYDGIDIDYEGMTCEKKEVFQEFLILLRDELHKKGKILSVAIHPKTVAEKPSVYPCKGLKSPIQVDFYEAYRGQLTHDYEFLGKVADKVKIMAYELHPRKQGFPGPGPQAPDWWIDKILEYAVARIPNEKLYMAIPTYGYDWALHCQAETKSVYYSRAKWIREKMAPRKEEPTDVLEIFKTQPKAADWTYLRPYLYRHQGHVYSDPSLWYRMGGCDRVAFYMNRSAFEKKMKILDKYKIRGFSFWQLIEDNDPEIHKYLEEKLGPELSEVH, from the coding sequence ATGATGAAGTATGTCCATCTTTATGATGAGATCCATCCATTTTTGTATAATTTGGAAGGTGGACGCAGCAATACGGGCCGTATTCTTTCCGTATGGAAGAAGGATGAAATAGATGAAAGGATCCGTTGGCTAAGGCTCATGTCTCCCAGGACATTGATCATTCCCACGATCTTTCGTTGGGAAAATGATTTCGAAAAAGTTTCCGATGTGATCGGTCTGAACGGAAACACCAAAGTCAGAGATCTTCATATCCAAAATATTCTGAAAGAAATAGATACATACGGATACGACGGGATCGATATAGACTATGAAGGAATGACCTGCGAGAAGAAGGAAGTATTTCAGGAATTTCTAATACTTCTGCGTGACGAACTGCATAAAAAAGGGAAAATCCTATCTGTAGCCATCCATCCCAAGACCGTTGCGGAAAAACCTTCCGTCTATCCTTGCAAAGGTTTGAAATCTCCAATACAGGTGGATTTTTACGAGGCGTATAGGGGACAGTTAACTCATGATTATGAGTTTTTGGGAAAAGTCGCAGATAAGGTCAAAATTATGGCCTATGAATTGCATCCCCGCAAACAAGGTTTTCCAGGACCCGGCCCCCAAGCTCCTGATTGGTGGATAGATAAAATTTTAGAATACGCGGTTGCTCGTATCCCGAACGAAAAATTATATATGGCGATCCCAACTTACGGATATGACTGGGCATTACATTGTCAGGCGGAGACAAAATCGGTCTATTATTCCAGGGCAAAATGGATCCGGGAAAAAATGGCTCCTCGCAAAGAAGAGCCCACAGACGTATTAGAAATTTTTAAAACGCAGCCTAAGGCTGCGGATTGGACATATCTCAGGCCTTATTTATACAGACACCAAGGACATGTATATTCGGATCCTTCTCTATGGTATAGAATGGGTGGTTGTGATCGTGTAGCATTCTATATGAACAGAAGCGCTTTCGAGAAGAAGATGAAAATATTGGATAAGTATAAGATCCGAGGATTTTCTTTCTGGCAATTAATAGAAGATAATGATCCTGAGATCCATAAATATCTGGAAGAAAAATTAGGACCTGAACTTTCGGAAGTACATTAA
- the bcp gene encoding thioredoxin-dependent thiol peroxidase, whose amino-acid sequence MSTLKAGSKAPSFTTLNQDGEKVSLKDLAGKKGLVLYFYPKDQTPGCTTEACDFRDNFARLKKEGYNVVGVSKDSVKSHQKFIEKQELNFTLLSDEDGSICEAYGVWQLKKFMGREFMGILRTTFLIGTDLKILKVYPKVSVKGHVDEILGDIKALDKK is encoded by the coding sequence ATGAGTACTTTAAAAGCGGGGTCCAAGGCCCCTAGTTTTACGACCCTGAACCAAGACGGGGAAAAGGTCTCTCTCAAGGATCTGGCCGGAAAAAAAGGTTTGGTATTATATTTTTATCCTAAGGACCAAACCCCAGGCTGCACTACTGAGGCCTGTGATTTTAGAGATAATTTCGCGAGACTGAAAAAGGAAGGTTATAACGTAGTTGGTGTCTCAAAAGATTCGGTTAAGTCCCACCAGAAATTTATAGAAAAACAAGAACTCAATTTTACTCTTCTCTCCGACGAGGACGGAAGTATCTGCGAGGCTTACGGAGTCTGGCAGTTGAAAAAATTTATGGGAAGAGAATTTATGGGGATCCTTAGGACCACATTCCTGATCGGAACAGATCTGAAAATTTTGAAAGTTTATCCGAAGGTAAGCGTGAAAGGTCACGTGGATGAGATACTCGGAGATATCAAGGCGTTGGACAAAAAATGA
- a CDS encoding cysteine rich repeat-containing protein gives MNWSILSIFMMVLGVSVYAQGGGSGKPRMGGPGSPCFEDRQKYCSDVPKGQGRIRDCLKENLDKLSPECKEHLDKRWGKKKS, from the coding sequence ATGAATTGGTCGATTCTTTCGATTTTTATGATGGTGCTTGGTGTTTCGGTTTACGCACAAGGAGGCGGTTCTGGCAAACCTAGAATGGGAGGACCAGGAAGTCCTTGTTTTGAAGACAGGCAAAAATATTGTAGTGATGTCCCGAAAGGCCAAGGTAGGATACGAGATTGTCTAAAGGAAAACTTGGACAAACTTTCTCCTGAATGCAAAGAACATTTGGATAAAAGATGGGGAAAGAAAAAATCCTAA
- a CDS encoding acyl-CoA dehydrogenase family protein gives MDFSLSSDEQEFTESFRNFCKKEIHPFAEEADKTKELPRSHYLKLGEAGYLGLLHEEEFGGQGAGVFLSTLAMEIISESCGSTFFSAGASAGLFGLPIKHFGTPEQKKKYLPNIISGKTIGSLGVTEPDGGSDVSGLSSLAKKSGKDRYLLSGQKTFITNAPNADYCLVLARTQDETGKEKGLTHFIVDLNSKGISRSAAMDKMGLKASPTGALFFEDVEVPEENILGKLGKGFRQTMQTFNAERLSLAAYSLGVMKACLDESKSFSASRKSFGKSIYQHQGVAFMLAEIYSKYEAAKWLTYNTAWEMERIESEGKPSMSLSGKCAACKLFATTAAREVTNLAVQIHGGAGYMDEYKVSRLYRDTRLGEIGGGTSEIQKLIISGSIMKES, from the coding sequence ATGGATTTTAGCCTAAGCTCCGATGAACAAGAGTTCACAGAATCATTTCGTAATTTTTGTAAAAAGGAGATCCATCCTTTTGCAGAAGAAGCGGATAAAACTAAGGAACTTCCCAGATCTCATTATCTAAAACTGGGAGAAGCTGGCTATTTAGGTCTATTACATGAAGAGGAATTCGGCGGACAAGGTGCTGGAGTTTTTTTAAGCACCTTGGCAATGGAGATCATTTCCGAATCATGCGGTTCTACTTTTTTCAGTGCAGGGGCTTCTGCAGGTTTATTCGGACTTCCGATCAAACATTTCGGAACTCCGGAGCAGAAGAAAAAATATCTGCCAAATATTATTTCAGGCAAAACAATCGGTTCCTTAGGAGTTACAGAACCTGACGGAGGTTCTGACGTTTCGGGACTTTCTTCTCTTGCTAAAAAATCAGGAAAGGATCGTTATCTTCTCTCGGGTCAAAAAACTTTTATCACGAATGCACCCAATGCGGACTATTGTTTGGTCCTAGCAAGGACCCAAGACGAAACCGGAAAAGAAAAAGGACTCACTCATTTTATTGTAGATCTGAATTCCAAGGGTATCTCAAGATCGGCCGCCATGGACAAGATGGGACTCAAAGCATCTCCTACCGGAGCATTATTCTTCGAAGATGTAGAAGTTCCGGAAGAGAATATTTTAGGTAAATTAGGAAAAGGTTTTAGACAAACAATGCAAACCTTTAACGCGGAAAGACTTTCTCTAGCGGCTTATTCCTTAGGAGTTATGAAGGCATGTTTAGATGAATCTAAATCTTTTTCCGCTTCCCGCAAAAGTTTCGGCAAATCTATTTACCAACACCAAGGTGTTGCGTTCATGCTGGCGGAAATTTATTCCAAGTACGAAGCGGCAAAATGGCTTACTTATAATACTGCCTGGGAAATGGAAAGAATAGAATCGGAAGGGAAACCAAGCATGAGTCTTTCCGGAAAATGTGCCGCATGCAAATTATTCGCAACTACTGCAGCGAGAGAAGTTACGAATCTTGCGGTCCAGATCCATGGTGGAGCCGGTTATATGGACGAATATAAAGTCTCTCGCCTATACAGAGACACTCGATTGGGAGAGATTGGCGGAGGAACAAGCGAGATCCAGAAACTGATCATCTCCGGAAGTATCATGAAGGAATCTTAA
- a CDS encoding SDR family oxidoreductase — translation MKTVKGKRILITGAAMGMGKIYAELSVQEKASAIVLWDLNSEALSLAAKELKSDTTKILTEVIDVSDLEKIRQASSKIESELGGIDIIINNAGIVRGKYFWEHDPKSDIEKTMSVNVLGPMYLTRFLLPKMLSDQSGDFRIVNISSAAGLISNPKMSVYCASKWAETGWSDSLRLELLQSGFDHVKVTTVNPAYISTGMFEGVKGMLFTPILSPKYVTSKVWNAMKKGKPRLLLPWTIYLSNALKGILPISVFDWLADKIFGVYNTMENFKGRS, via the coding sequence ATGAAAACCGTAAAGGGAAAGAGAATATTGATCACCGGTGCCGCAATGGGAATGGGAAAAATTTACGCTGAACTTTCCGTGCAAGAAAAGGCATCGGCAATAGTTCTCTGGGACCTAAATTCGGAAGCTCTGAGTCTTGCCGCAAAGGAATTAAAATCGGATACTACAAAAATTCTTACAGAAGTTATAGATGTCTCCGATCTCGAAAAGATTCGGCAGGCATCTTCTAAGATCGAATCCGAACTGGGTGGCATCGATATAATCATAAACAACGCAGGTATCGTAAGAGGAAAGTATTTCTGGGAACATGATCCTAAATCCGATATAGAGAAAACAATGTCGGTTAACGTTTTAGGTCCAATGTATTTGACTAGATTTTTACTGCCTAAAATGTTATCCGACCAATCAGGAGATTTCAGGATCGTAAACATTTCTTCAGCGGCAGGTCTGATCTCGAATCCAAAAATGAGTGTGTATTGCGCCTCCAAGTGGGCAGAGACTGGATGGAGCGACTCCTTAAGATTGGAATTACTCCAATCGGGTTTCGACCATGTAAAGGTAACGACTGTAAATCCTGCCTATATTTCAACGGGAATGTTTGAGGGGGTAAAAGGGATGTTATTCACTCCTATACTTTCTCCTAAATATGTGACGTCAAAAGTCTGGAATGCGATGAAAAAAGGAAAACCTAGATTACTTTTGCCTTGGACAATTTATCTTTCTAATGCTCTCAAAGGAATACTTCCGATTTCGGTGTTCGACTGGCTTGCAGATAAAATTTTCGGAGTTTATAATACGATGGAAAACTTTAAAGGAAGAAGCTGA
- a CDS encoding crotonase/enoyl-CoA hydratase family protein has translation MKSYTYIQTEKKGPVFCITLNRSDARNAMNTQMIMELSDALTVYEDDPSSRCAVLYANGLHFTFGLELEDVAKSIIEQGRNFFQKGNINPWDTGGTGRIRKKPLITAVHGFCLTLGIELMLASDISLAAEKTVFAQMEVQRGILPFGGATIRFVRTSGWGNAMKYILTGDTFDAPEAYRIGIVQEVLPKKELLARAIELAEKISAQAPKAIDAVLANARKAIEVGDLEAIDDLVPLVTDCLKSEDGQEGIRSLLEKRTAVFKGK, from the coding sequence ATGAAATCGTATACTTATATCCAGACCGAAAAGAAAGGCCCTGTGTTTTGTATCACACTTAACCGTTCTGATGCCAGAAATGCGATGAATACACAAATGATCATGGAGTTAAGTGATGCACTTACAGTCTACGAAGACGATCCAAGTTCCAGATGTGCGGTTTTATATGCGAACGGTCTTCATTTTACTTTCGGTTTAGAATTGGAAGATGTCGCAAAATCAATCATTGAACAAGGCAGAAATTTTTTCCAAAAAGGAAATATCAATCCTTGGGATACGGGAGGAACAGGCAGGATCCGTAAAAAACCTTTGATCACCGCAGTCCACGGGTTTTGCCTAACTTTAGGGATCGAATTGATGTTGGCCTCCGACATCTCACTCGCCGCGGAAAAAACCGTATTCGCTCAAATGGAAGTGCAAAGAGGGATTTTACCTTTCGGCGGAGCAACGATCCGATTTGTAAGAACTTCCGGTTGGGGAAATGCAATGAAATATATCCTGACAGGAGATACTTTCGATGCTCCCGAAGCATATCGGATAGGGATCGTGCAGGAAGTTCTACCTAAAAAAGAATTATTAGCGAGAGCAATAGAGCTTGCGGAAAAAATTTCCGCTCAGGCCCCTAAGGCAATAGATGCAGTCTTAGCAAACGCAAGAAAAGCGATCGAAGTAGGAGATCTGGAAGCAATTGATGATCTAGTACCTCTGGTAACCGATTGTTTAAAATCCGAAGACGGCCAAGAAGGGATCCGCTCTTTATTGGAAAAAAGGACCGCTGTTTTCAAAGGAAAATAG
- a CDS encoding helix-turn-helix domain-containing protein encodes MPNIPIHLPEQISQFPVFWILVSFAIFGTYLGALLCIGQNILERKTALNRLLSLLFVCLGLLQGTCLFYVFGLSSSFPRIVLLHIPVLGSIGPILYGIHKIIQNSEFEKSTLGLSPKHSILPGIIWILYFLSFAPDPDMIREGIRIFSETRSAFDLFFLIPLLILAAYIAGLLRGSRILFKPNVLKEEWTARVLLYIILATIANHSVGAFFLMDKNPLFLLVSASMMGLSLCVSYLIGRRYPAYFQNLQEVARVTFQKYSRSLLQGMDLAALRENLLQSMEVEKLYKDEDLSLASLADDLGLSSHQLSELINQEMGKNFSAFVNEYRIKEACELLTKNKDSSILDIAYEVGFRSKTSFHRAFQKEVGVPPSEFREKNP; translated from the coding sequence ATGCCTAATATTCCGATTCACCTTCCGGAACAGATCTCTCAATTTCCGGTTTTCTGGATTTTAGTTTCTTTTGCGATATTCGGAACGTATCTAGGTGCCTTATTATGTATAGGGCAGAATATTCTAGAAAGAAAAACGGCTCTCAATCGTTTGCTTTCTTTGTTATTCGTATGTTTGGGATTACTGCAAGGAACCTGTTTATTTTATGTATTCGGGCTTTCTTCTTCTTTTCCTAGGATTGTTCTTCTTCATATTCCTGTTTTGGGTTCCATAGGTCCGATACTATACGGAATTCATAAGATCATACAAAATTCGGAATTCGAAAAATCCACATTGGGTTTAAGTCCCAAACATTCTATTCTACCCGGGATTATTTGGATTTTATATTTTTTAAGTTTTGCGCCGGATCCAGATATGATTCGCGAAGGCATCCGAATATTCTCCGAAACAAGAAGCGCATTCGATCTGTTTTTTCTCATCCCGTTACTTATACTTGCCGCCTATATTGCGGGACTACTGAGAGGGAGTAGAATATTATTTAAACCGAATGTTTTGAAAGAGGAATGGACCGCAAGAGTTCTACTTTATATCATTCTTGCCACGATCGCAAACCATTCCGTGGGTGCATTTTTTCTAATGGATAAGAATCCGCTCTTTCTGCTAGTAAGTGCCTCTATGATGGGGTTGAGTCTTTGTGTTTCTTATTTGATTGGCAGAAGGTACCCTGCTTATTTCCAAAATTTGCAGGAAGTCGCAAGAGTTACCTTCCAAAAATATTCCCGCTCCTTGCTCCAAGGTATGGATCTCGCTGCTCTTAGGGAAAATTTACTACAATCTATGGAAGTCGAAAAATTATACAAAGACGAGGACTTGAGTTTGGCAAGTCTTGCGGATGACTTAGGACTTTCTTCTCATCAACTTTCGGAATTGATCAACCAGGAAATGGGCAAAAATTTTTCCGCATTTGTGAATGAGTATAGGATTAAAGAGGCTTGTGAACTGCTCACTAAGAACAAGGATTCTTCTATCCTGGATATTGCCTATGAGGTGGGATTTAGGAGCAAAACTTCATTTCATAGGGCGTTTCAGAAAGAAGTTGGAGTTCCTCCATCCGAATTTAGGGAAAAAAATCCATAA